In Deinococcus aestuarii, a single genomic region encodes these proteins:
- a CDS encoding sensor histidine kinase, whose protein sequence is MSMHPGADAPVRVPLNEHLQDVTEALAAAQAPADVFAVVLQTALRALGAVAGAVLFVSAQGNRLEIAATQGHEEGAQTLWQDGPLDGNVPAGDALERHEALYFEHEGDLTRTYPELEARTGGVAAVATAVLPMFLDDAPLGVVILDFREPHSFTPEEQRFLRILASQCAIALGRARLMTALRRQVQERTRHIEEEARAHEAFMVFTEAVGTQTDVHALVRQAITVLRARFSEASVGYYEHAEGLWKLRVWSEDMRADVVARVQAGVPDATPIFARMLGSGEAVFTDAWDPVREQVEATEQYGTVATYPLTVGGEVRGVLAVGLKDTRQWPERDKTLVRAVGRGLTLALDRAEQARQLEVQRVALQDRAEALSLANEELDAFSFSVSHDLRTPVRHIVGFAGLLRKTLGDAPPPKATHYLSVIEGAATRMNTLIDALLDLARTAQHPLRTRSVDLGALFGQARDDLEVELAGRRVEWRVAPLPVVTGDRDILEQVVANLLGNAVKYTRPREVARIEVWAEDRVQEWAVCVRDNGVGFDPRYGERLFGVFQRLHRDAEFEGTGVGLANVRRIVSRHGGTVSAQGTPGEGATFTFTLPKGP, encoded by the coding sequence ATGTCCATGCACCCCGGGGCGGACGCCCCCGTGCGCGTCCCCCTGAATGAACACCTCCAAGACGTCACCGAGGCCCTGGCCGCCGCCCAGGCGCCCGCAGACGTGTTCGCGGTCGTCCTCCAAACCGCGTTGAGGGCCCTGGGCGCCGTCGCGGGCGCCGTGCTGTTCGTGAGCGCGCAGGGCAACCGCCTGGAGATCGCCGCCACGCAGGGCCACGAGGAGGGGGCGCAGACCCTCTGGCAGGACGGTCCCCTCGACGGCAACGTCCCGGCCGGGGACGCGCTGGAACGGCATGAGGCCCTCTATTTCGAGCATGAGGGCGACCTCACCCGCACCTACCCGGAGCTGGAGGCCCGCACGGGGGGTGTGGCGGCGGTGGCGACCGCCGTTTTGCCTATGTTCCTTGACGACGCCCCGCTGGGCGTGGTCATCCTCGATTTCAGGGAGCCGCATTCCTTCACGCCGGAGGAACAGCGCTTCCTGCGCATCCTCGCCTCGCAGTGCGCCATCGCTCTCGGCCGCGCCCGCCTCATGACCGCCCTCCGGCGGCAGGTGCAGGAACGCACCCGGCACATCGAGGAGGAGGCCCGCGCGCACGAGGCGTTCATGGTCTTTACGGAGGCCGTGGGGACGCAGACCGACGTGCACGCCCTGGTCCGGCAGGCCATCACGGTCTTGCGGGCCCGGTTCTCGGAGGCCAGCGTCGGGTACTACGAGCACGCGGAGGGACTGTGGAAGCTGCGGGTGTGGAGCGAGGACATGCGGGCGGACGTGGTGGCCCGGGTGCAGGCGGGGGTGCCGGACGCGACCCCGATCTTCGCGCGGATGCTGGGCTCCGGGGAGGCGGTGTTCACCGACGCCTGGGACCCGGTGCGCGAACAGGTCGAGGCCACCGAGCAGTACGGCACGGTCGCCACCTACCCCCTCACCGTGGGCGGCGAGGTGCGGGGCGTGCTGGCGGTGGGCCTCAAGGACACCCGGCAGTGGCCGGAGCGCGACAAGACCCTGGTGCGCGCGGTGGGCCGGGGCCTGACCCTCGCGCTGGACCGCGCCGAGCAGGCCCGGCAACTGGAGGTGCAGCGCGTGGCCCTTCAGGACCGCGCCGAGGCCCTGAGCCTGGCGAACGAGGAACTGGACGCCTTCAGCTTCTCGGTGTCGCACGACCTGCGCACGCCGGTGCGGCACATCGTCGGCTTCGCGGGCCTGCTGCGCAAGACGCTGGGAGACGCCCCTCCCCCCAAGGCCACCCACTACCTGAGCGTGATCGAGGGGGCGGCGACGCGCATGAACACCCTGATCGACGCCCTGCTCGACCTGGCCCGCACCGCCCAGCACCCGCTGCGCACCCGGAGCGTGGACCTGGGCGCATTGTTCGGGCAGGCGCGGGACGACCTGGAGGTGGAGCTGGCCGGGCGGCGGGTGGAGTGGCGGGTCGCGCCGCTGCCGGTGGTGACGGGCGACCGGGACATCCTGGAACAGGTGGTGGCGAACCTGCTGGGCAACGCGGTGAAGTACACCCGCCCACGCGAGGTCGCCCGGATCGAGGTCTGGGCCGAGGACCGGGTGCAGGAATGGGCGGTGTGCGTGCGCGACAACGGGGTGGGCTTCGACCCGCGTTACGGGGAGCGGCTGTTCGGGGTGTTCCAGCGGCTGCACCGCGACGCGGAGTTCGAGGGCACCGGGGTCGGGCTGGCGAACGTGCGGCGCATCGTCTCCCGACATGGCGGCACGGTGTCCGCGCAGGGAACCCCGGGCGAGGGGGCGACCTTCACCTTCACGCTGCCCAAGGGCCCGTGA
- a CDS encoding response regulator, with amino-acid sequence MPRHLLIVEDNPHDLELARAALDLSEVHCEVSVARDGQEALAFLRGGKDLPDLVLLDLNMPRVNGHEVLAAVRADPLRRRVPVVVFTTSGEVRDRQAARAAGADDYVRGPGRFEDLITAWDGAGWPPSAASRLRKVPVAPPAGEAAAPGGEHLPGGVSGRPGAGSHPPGAFPP; translated from the coding sequence GTGCCCAGGCACCTGCTGATCGTCGAGGACAATCCGCACGACCTGGAACTGGCCCGGGCGGCGCTCGACCTCAGCGAGGTCCACTGCGAGGTGAGCGTGGCGCGAGACGGGCAGGAGGCGCTGGCGTTCCTGCGGGGAGGAAAGGACCTTCCCGACCTGGTGCTGCTCGACCTGAACATGCCGCGCGTGAACGGGCACGAGGTGCTGGCAGCCGTCCGGGCGGACCCGCTGCGGCGGCGGGTGCCGGTGGTGGTGTTCACGACCTCGGGCGAGGTGCGCGACCGACAGGCGGCCAGGGCGGCGGGAGCGGACGACTACGTGCGGGGGCCCGGAAGGTTCGAGGACCTGATCACAGCCTGGGACGGCGCTGGCTGGCCGCCTAGCGCCGCCTCCCGACTCCGCAAGGTTCCGGTCGCCCCACCGGCCGGGGAGGCGGCGGCCCCGGGCGGTGAACACCTCCCCGGTGGGGTCAGCGGGCGCCCCGGCGCGGGCTCGCACCCACCCGGCGCTTTTCCCCCTTAG